The following are from one region of the Nymphaea colorata isolate Beijing-Zhang1983 chromosome 7, ASM883128v2, whole genome shotgun sequence genome:
- the LOC116257775 gene encoding bidirectional sugar transporter SWEET14-like isoform X1 gives MVVAHPLAFVFGLLGNAVSFMVYLAPAPTFYRIFKKKTTDGFQSVPYVVALFSAMLWIYYAILKANAILLISVNIVGCFIESAYIFMYILYAPKKAKAKTVRLLLLLNVGAFCSILVPSQLFASGGKRLRILGFVCSAFAVSVSAAPLSIMRLVIRTKSVEFMPFFLSFFLTLSAGVWLVYGLLINDLFVALPNVLGLTFGTTQMALYLYYKNKSPIVTDEKLPEQAVSVNLRGGSEVYPVNTKADEAEKLAEVRLEVERPETEAPPDLESIAAQPQLREVEVVTALHPIRELEVVTVPALRAVAVA, from the exons ATGGTTGTCGCCCATCCTCTTGCCTTTGTTTTCGGCCTCTTag GCAATGCAGTGTCCTTCATGGTCTACCTTGCTCCAGC GCCAACCTTCTACAGGATTTTCAAGAAGAAGACCACCGATGGCTTTCAGTCTGTTCCTTACGTGGTGGCTCTCTTCAGTGCCATGCTGTGGATTTACTACGCCATTCTCAAGGCCAACGCTATTCTCCTCATCTCTGTCAACATAGTGGGCTGCTTTATTGAATCCGCTTACATCTTCATGTACATCCTTTATGCACCAAAGAAAGCAAAG GCCAAGACAGTGAGGTTGCTGTTGCTGCTGAATGTAGGGGCCTTCTGCTCCATTCTTGTTCCATCTCAGCTCTTCGCTAGTGGGGGCAAGAGGCTGAGGATCTTGGGTTTTGTCTGCTCTGCCTTCGCCGTCAGCGTCTCTGCAGCTCCCCTGTCCATCATG AGGTTGGTCATACGCACCAAAAGCGTGGAATTCATGCCTTTCTTCCTGTCCTTCTTCCTCACATTGAGTGCCGGTGTGTGGCTCGTCTACGGCCTCCTCATCAACGATCTATTTGTTGCG CTCCCAAATGTTCTGGGCCTGACCTTTGGAACAACCCAGATGGCCTTGTATCTGTACTACAAGAACAAGTCTCCCATTGTAACAGACGAGAAGCTGCCTGAACAAGCTGTGTCCGTGAATCTGAGGGGAGGCTCAGAAGTTTATCCAGTCAATACCAAGGCTGACGAAGCCGAGAAGCTCGCTGAGGTCCGCCTCGAAGTGGAACGGCCGGAGACAGAAGCTCCTCCTGATCTTGAGAGCATTGCAGCTCAGCCTCAACTCAGGGAAGTAGAGGTGGTTACTGCTCTGCATCCCATTAGAGAACTAGAGGTGGTGACAGTGCCTGCACTCAGGGCAGTGGCGGTGGCCTAG
- the LOC116257775 gene encoding bidirectional sugar transporter SWEET14-like isoform X2 yields MVVAHPLAFVFGLLGNAVSFMVYLAPAPTFYRIFKKKTTDGFQSVPYVVALFSAMLWIYYAILKANAILLISVNIVGCFIESAYIFMYILYAPKKAKAKTVRLLLLLNVGAFCSILVPSQLFASGGKRLRILGFVCSAFAVSVSAAPLSIMLPNVLGLTFGTTQMALYLYYKNKSPIVTDEKLPEQAVSVNLRGGSEVYPVNTKADEAEKLAEVRLEVERPETEAPPDLESIAAQPQLREVEVVTALHPIRELEVVTVPALRAVAVA; encoded by the exons ATGGTTGTCGCCCATCCTCTTGCCTTTGTTTTCGGCCTCTTag GCAATGCAGTGTCCTTCATGGTCTACCTTGCTCCAGC GCCAACCTTCTACAGGATTTTCAAGAAGAAGACCACCGATGGCTTTCAGTCTGTTCCTTACGTGGTGGCTCTCTTCAGTGCCATGCTGTGGATTTACTACGCCATTCTCAAGGCCAACGCTATTCTCCTCATCTCTGTCAACATAGTGGGCTGCTTTATTGAATCCGCTTACATCTTCATGTACATCCTTTATGCACCAAAGAAAGCAAAG GCCAAGACAGTGAGGTTGCTGTTGCTGCTGAATGTAGGGGCCTTCTGCTCCATTCTTGTTCCATCTCAGCTCTTCGCTAGTGGGGGCAAGAGGCTGAGGATCTTGGGTTTTGTCTGCTCTGCCTTCGCCGTCAGCGTCTCTGCAGCTCCCCTGTCCATCATG CTCCCAAATGTTCTGGGCCTGACCTTTGGAACAACCCAGATGGCCTTGTATCTGTACTACAAGAACAAGTCTCCCATTGTAACAGACGAGAAGCTGCCTGAACAAGCTGTGTCCGTGAATCTGAGGGGAGGCTCAGAAGTTTATCCAGTCAATACCAAGGCTGACGAAGCCGAGAAGCTCGCTGAGGTCCGCCTCGAAGTGGAACGGCCGGAGACAGAAGCTCCTCCTGATCTTGAGAGCATTGCAGCTCAGCCTCAACTCAGGGAAGTAGAGGTGGTTACTGCTCTGCATCCCATTAGAGAACTAGAGGTGGTGACAGTGCCTGCACTCAGGGCAGTGGCGGTGGCCTAG
- the LOC116258087 gene encoding delta(3,5)-Delta(2,4)-dienoyl-CoA isomerase, peroxisomal — translation MEFKTLRIVQKDPSLGVFHLLLNNPSRKNALTMDFFDEYPRALSSLDQNPSARVVILSSDSDHFCSGIDISALSTITPNPQAAGEQGRTREAMRRMIKQMQAAVSAAESCRKPVIAAVDGGCIGGGIDLITACDLRVSTEGAFFSVKEVDLALAADLGTLQRLPALVGFGNAADLALTGRRFSGGEAKALGLVQRVFPSRTAMEDGVWKMAVDIAEKSPLAVMGTKAVLLRSRELTVEQGLDYVATWNSAMLPSDDLKEAIEAYVHKRKPVFAKL, via the exons ATGGAGTTCAAAACCCTGAGGATCGTTCAGAAGGACCCAAGCTTAGGAGTGTTCCACCTCCTCCTCAACAACCCCTCCAGGAAGAACGCCCTGACCATGGACTTCTTCGACGAGTACCCCCGCGCCCTCTCCTCCCTCGACCAGAACCCCTCCGCCCGGGTCGTCATCCTCTCCTCTGATTCCGACCACTTCTGCTCCGGAATCGACATCTCCGCGCTCTCAACCATCACCCCGAACCCTCAAGCCGCGGGGGAGCAAGGGCGCACAAGGGAGGCCATGCGCCGGATGATCAAGCAGATGCAGGCGGCGGTCTCGGCGGCGGAGTCCTGCCGGAAACCGGTGATCGCGGCCGTCGACGGCGGGTGCATCGGCGGGGGGATCGACCTCATCACCGCCTGCGACCTCCGGGTGAGCACGGAAGGGGCCTTCTTCTCGGTGAAGGAGGTGGACCTGGCGCTCGCGGCCGACCTCGGGACGCTGCAGCGGCTGCCGGCGCTGGTCGGGTTCGGGAACGCCGCTGATCTCGCGCTCACCGGCCGCAGATTCTCCGGCGGGGAGGCGAAGGCGTTGGGGCTCGTCCAGAGGGTATTCCCGTCCAGAACCGCCATGGAGGACGGCGTCTGGAAGATGGCCGTCG ATATTGCGGAGAAATCGCCACTTGCAGTAATGGGCACGAAGGCAGTCTTGCTACGAAGCAGGGAGCTAACTGTTGAGCAAGGATTGGACTACGTAGCTACATGGAACTCGGCCATGCTTCCTTCTGATGATCTGAAAGAAGCCATTGAAGCTTATGTTCATAAAAGGAAGCCTGTGTTTGCGAAACTGTAA
- the LOC116257867 gene encoding serine/threonine-protein kinase PBS1-like: MVLFQSWVSGLLHSVVGESSSVMGCFPCFGARKEQFSAGNGEDVRKERNPSVASQVSRASSGPEKVRPRPAPVPVRETPAPPRDGPEVKIAATTFTFRELATATKNFRQECLIGEGGFGRVYKGRIETTGQVVAVKQLDRNGLQGNREFLVEVLMLSLLHHPNLVNLIGYCAEGDQRLLVYEFMPLGSLEDHLHDLPPDKEPLDWTTRMKIAAGAARGLEYLHHKANPPVIYRDFKSSNILLDEEFHPKLSDFGLAKLGPTGDKSHVSTRVMGTYGYCAPEYAMTGQLTVKSDVYSFGVVLLELITGRRAFDSTRLQHEQNLVAWARPLFNDRRKFPKMADPRLQGRFPMRGMFQAIAVAAMCLHEQAATRPLIGDVVTALSYLSNQAYDPNAAQGSRAGRDKDERSRVAGTAEDRGGRITRSEDSGGSGRKLESDESGREDSPKLPKNPNRDLDRERAVAEAKMWGENWRDKKRMTLQANTANSNEKKIDDPSPTSES; this comes from the exons ATGGTGCTGTTCCAATCGTGGGTGTCCGGCTTGCTGCACTCTGTGGTGGGCGAGAGCAGCTCCGTGATGGGGTGTTTCCCTTGTTTTGGCGCGAGGAAGGAGCAGTTCAGTGCTGGCAATGGCGAGGACGTGAGGAAGGAGCGAAACCCGTCGGTGGCATCTCAAGTTTCGAGGGCTTCTTCAG GACCGGAGAAAGTCAGGCCGAGACCCGCACCTGTGCCGGTAAGAGAAACTCCGGCGCCGCCCAGGGATGGCCCTGAAGTCAAAATCGCAGCTACCACCTTCACCTTTCGGGAGCTTGCAACTGCGACGAAGAATTTTAGACAGGAATGTCTTATAGGGGAAGGCGGATTTGGGAGGGTTTATAAAGGTCGCATAGAAACCACAGGCCAG GTTGTCGCTGTAAAACAATTGGACAGGAATGGGCTGCAAGGGAACAGAGAGTTTCTGGTGGAGGTCCTCATGCTTAGCCTTTTGCATCATCCTAATCTTGTTAATTTGATCGGCTATTGTGCTGAAGGGGATCAGCGCCTTCTTGTGTACGAATTCATGCCTTTGGGGTCATTGGAAGATCATCTGCACG ACCTTCCTCCTGACAAAGAGCCACTAGACTGGACTACGAGGATGAAAATTGCAGCTGGTGCAGCAAGAGGGTTGGAGTACCTCCATCATAAAGCAAATCCTCCTGTTATATATCGAGATTTTAAGTCATCCAACATTCTACTGGACGAGGAGTTCCATCCAAAACTATCTGACTTTGGTCTTGCAAAACTTGGTCCTACAGGAGATAAGTCCCATGTGTCCACTAGGGTGATGGGCACGTATGGTTACTGTGCTCCAGAATATGCAATGACTGGACAACTTACTGTTAAATCTGATGTCTATAGTTTTGGTGTGGTTCTGCTTGAACTAATTACTGGAAGGAGAGCATTTGATTCTACTCGGTTGCAACATGAACAGAACCTTGTTGCATGG GCACGCCCACTGTTCAACGACCGTCGAAAGTTTCCAAAAATGGCTGATCCACGACTTCAGGGCAGGTTTCCAATGCGAGGCATGTTCCAAGCAATTGCAGTGGCTGCAATGTGTCTCCATGAACAGGCAGCTACTCGTCCACTGATTGGGGATGTGGTCACGGCTTTGTCTTATCTGTCAAACCAAGCTTATGATCCTAATGCTGCTCAAGGTAGCAGGGCTGGAAGAGATAAGGATGAGAGAAGCAGAGTTGCTGGTACCGCTGAAGATAGAGGTGGAAGGATAACAAGAAGTGAAGATAGTGGTGGCTCTGGTCGCAAATTGGAATCAGATGAGTCAGGAAGGGAAGATTCTCCCAAGTTACCCAAAAACCCCAACAGGGATTTGGATAGGGAACGAGCCGTTGCGGAGGCCAAAATGTGGGGAGAAAATTGGAGAGACAAGAAAAGGATGACTTTGCAGGCAAATACTGCCAACTCTAATGAGAAGAAGATTGACGATCCAAGTCCAACAAGTGAATCATGA